TTACCGTCGGACTCATCGCGACCATGGCGCCCGATTCGGCACGGATCGTTTCTCCGTTTTCTAATTCCACTTGAATGATTGGAAAATCAGGTTTTAATAATATTTCGTGTTTCACGATTCATTCTCCTTATCTTTTGATCGGAGGCAGTTGATTGCGGAACCAACTTCCTAAGGACGGAACGTTTCTGGATTGGATCCAAACCCTTCCTCTTCCTTTAAAACGAGCGACAAATCCTTCTCCACCCAAGAAGAAAGACTTCCAACCGCCGAACTTGGTCATCTCGTAGTTGAGTCCTTCGTCGAACGCGACGATATGCCCGGTATCCACGATCATCTCACCGTCGACTTGCAGAATATCGATTCCGCCGTAACTGGAAATGAGAAGAGGTCCGTTACCGGAAAGTTTTAAGAAGAATAAAGATTCTCCGCTGATAAATCCTTTCAATCCTTGGAACTTCGTATCCATCTCTATGTTAGGCGAAGACGCGAGAAACGAACTCGATTGAACATAAACGGTTCCCGCAAGATCGATCTTATCTACGTCACCCGGAAGAGTCGGTGCGAGTAGAACTTCTCCGTTTCCGGAAGAAGCGGTGAAGGTGTTCATCCAAAAGGATTCTCCGCCAAGGAACGCCGCTTTTAAACTTTTTAAAAATCCGCCTTGTTGCGCCTTGTGAGTTTGGATCGTGATTCCATTGCTCATCGACATCATCGAACCGGATTCCGCTTTGATGGATTCTCCGCCGTTCAAAGACACCTTTGCAAAACTATACGACGGTTTGCTAAGAATTTCAATATTCATAATATTACCTTTTCCTTATTGAGGAAGGAGTCCCGTCAGCCAGGATAAGAATCCCGATGGAACTCGAGTCTGAATTAAAATTTTTCCGTGACCGGTAAACTCCATCACCAAACCTTCACCGCCGAAAAGAGTAGATTTCCAACTTCCTCCGGCCTTTCCGATTTTATACTGAAGCGTTTTATCAAAGGCGACGACGTGCCCTGTGTCGATCGTATAGGCTCCTTGTACTTCGATCGGAAGGATGGCTCCATAAGAATTCAAAAAGAGTTTTCCATTACCGGTAACGTCCAAAAGAAACACACCTTCTCCGCCGAGAAAGGAACGCAAACCTCCGAACCTCGGTTTCATCGTGATCGTTTCATCCGAAGCAAGATATGCGCCTGCTTCCACAAGAAGTCCGTTGTCCGTAAGATCGATTCCTACCACGTCGCCGGGAAGTTCGGGAGCAAAGCCGATTTCCGCGCCCGCGGACGGAGCCTTGAAGATATTGAAGAAGAACGATTCTCCGCCGAAAAATCGTCTGGAGAGGGCGGAAAGGAATCCGCTTCCCATTTTGGTTTCAACGTCGATCCCGGGAGTCATATAGACCATCGCGCCTGCTTCGGCTTTGATGGTTTCACCTGGCGACAATTTTACTTTTAGAAAAGAATACGAAGGTTTGTGGATGATCTCGTAATTCATAGAACCAGCAATGTAAATAAATTGACTCAAACGTCAATCGAAAAGTGTTTTCAGGAGCGATCCGAAGAATTACATTGGAGTAACACTATGGCACAAAGAAACGTATTCATCACGGGAACCAATCGCGGAATCGGATTGGAACTCACAAAACACTTTCTATCAAAAGGAGATCGAGTATTTGCGCTTTGCAGAAAAAGTTCCGCAGAACTCTCTCGTCTCAAACCCACCCAAATTTTCGAAGGCATCGACGTTCTCGACTCAAACTCGATTCAAGGATTGAGTTCTAAGATTCTGGATACAAAAATCGATATTTTGATCAATAACGCTGGTATCTTGATACCGGACAATCTACAAAGTCTCGATGAGGACAATATCATCACGCAGTTCTTGGTCAACGCGCTCGGACCGTTGAAGATCGTCCACGCGCTCCTTCCCTCGCTCAAAGCAGATTCTAAACTCGTATTTTTAACGAGCAGAATGGGATCGATCGCGGACAATACTTCCGGCGCCTACTACGGATACCGCGCATCCAAAGCCGCCTTGAACGCATTCGCAGTAAGCCTGGCTCGAGATCTTTTACCCAAAGGAATCTCCGTAGGAATCTTTCATCCTGGAATGGTTGCGACGGAAATGACCGGAAGACAAGGAATTTCAACACAAGAAAGCGTTGTCGGTTTAGCAGAACGGATCGAAGCGCTGAACCTTGCGAGTTCGGGCAGATTCTTTCATCAGAACGGAGAAGAATTACCCTGGTGATCGATGGGACAATAACCTGTGTCCCTACCGATACACTGTTGTATAAAAGAGACGGTTTGTCAGAAATTTATTTCAAATTATGTCGCATCCAGCTCCAAACGCCCTCTTACACCCCTGAAAAAACCGGTTTTAATACACCCTTTGGCATAGACCTTGCTTATATAGGACCAAGAGGACTGGACGAAGCTCCGGAACAAACGGTCGAATTCGATCCTCTTGAATACGAAAAGCGAACCTCGATGTGACCCGGGCAGTCCTTTCAAATAGGACTTTCCTGTGAAATCGAAAATGCACAACTATGAAAGAAACCATATATAGAAGATCCATACAGGATACAGTTAGAATCAAAGGGATCGGGCTTCATTCCGGAAAGGAAGTAAACTTAGTCGCCCATCCGGCCCCATCTGGTACAGGAATCGTTTTTGAATATCGAAAAGGTCAGGAAAAAGCCTCGATCTCGGCAGAACTGAGTAACGTCGTAGATACAAGCAATGCAACCACGCTTGGAGACGGCCTTTATCGAATCCAAACAGTAGAACACCTGTTAGCCGCGGTTTACGCCTTAGGACTGACCGACCTCATTCTTGAAATCGACGCTGTCGAAGTTCCGATTATGGACGGCTCTTCCCTTCCATTCTTACAAGCTCTGGAATCCGCTGGAATCGTAGAATATCCTGAAATCGTAGAACCGATTTACGTACAAAATCCACTCTGGGTTGTGGACGGGGATAAATACCTTGTTCTGCTTCCAAGCGACGAACTCAAAGTAACCTATACGATCGACTTTCCCCATCCTCTTCTCAAAGGACAGAGTATTACGATTTCTTTGGATAGAGATAAGATCAAACAAGAGATTCTTCCCGCAAGAACCTTTGGTTTTTTGAAAGACGTAGAAGCGCTTCAAGCCAGAGGATTGGCGATGGGCGGATCCTTAGACAATGCGATCGTCCTGACCCAAGACGGATATTTAAACCAACAACTCCGTTTTGAAAACGAATGCGTGCGCCATAAGATTTTGGATCTCTTCGGAGACATTTCCATCGCGGGTCGCCCGATCATCGGTCATTATCTCGCATCGAAAGCCGGACACGCCCTCGATATTTCCATGGCGAAATTGGTGATGAGTAGCGTCACCGGAGACGAAATCAGCAAATACAAAAGCAGAAGAACTCCTCTTTTCAAAAGAAAAGCGATCGTCGTTTAAGAATTCTTTCAACTTCCGATTTCGACCTCTTTTTTTAGGGTCGAGTCGTATTCCCGCAGAGTTTCGGCTTTTTTAGAAAAGAATTGTCAGATTCTTCTTTTCGAGAATTCTGTAGTCGAGTTTTGCTCGGAAATCAACTCTATCAATGATCCCCTCTAAACGGACAGTTTTTCCCGGAATCACCGCTTTCCCGGGAAAACTATACGGTAAAGTCCTCAAAACCGGAAAAAAGAGGAATACCATTCTAACCGGGACCTACGTCCATGAATCCGCCAAAGAAGAAGAAATCGAAAAATTCAAAACCGCATTAGAAGAAAGCCTCGAAAGCCTTCGCATCCTAATCACTTCCGTAGAAGCCTCCGGTCCAGACCACAAAGAAGTTCAGGAAATTTTAGAAACCCAAGCGATGATCTGTTCGGATCCGAGCCTTTCCACCTCGGTTCAAAAAAGAATTTTGGATCTGGGAGAAAACGCGATTCTTGCAGTTCAAAACGTAACACACGAAATCTCAGAGAAATTCCGAGCCATGGAAAGTGAATTTTTTCGTGAAAGGGTCGATCACTTTCATGACGTCTCTAATCGGTTGATCGAATTCATTGCAGGCAAAAAGGAAGAGGATTCTTTTTTGTCCGGTTTGAAAGAGGATCTGATCTTGGTCGCAAGAGAACTCACTCCGTCTCAGATGATTCTTATGGACAAATCGAGAATCCGCGGAATCGCCACCGATCTCGGCGGAAAAACGGGGCATATGGCGATCCTCGCGAGGAACTATGGAATTCCTACGGTGGTCGGTTTGAAA
This window of the Leptospira stimsonii genome carries:
- the lpxC gene encoding UDP-3-O-acyl-N-acetylglucosamine deacetylase → MKETIYRRSIQDTVRIKGIGLHSGKEVNLVAHPAPSGTGIVFEYRKGQEKASISAELSNVVDTSNATTLGDGLYRIQTVEHLLAAVYALGLTDLILEIDAVEVPIMDGSSLPFLQALESAGIVEYPEIVEPIYVQNPLWVVDGDKYLVLLPSDELKVTYTIDFPHPLLKGQSITISLDRDKIKQEILPARTFGFLKDVEALQARGLAMGGSLDNAIVLTQDGYLNQQLRFENECVRHKILDLFGDISIAGRPIIGHYLASKAGHALDISMAKLVMSSVTGDEISKYKSRRTPLFKRKAIVV
- a CDS encoding TIGR00266 family protein; translated protein: MNIEILSKPSYSFAKVSLNGGESIKAESGSMMSMSNGITIQTHKAQQGGFLKSLKAAFLGGESFWMNTFTASSGNGEVLLAPTLPGDVDKIDLAGTVYVQSSSFLASSPNIEMDTKFQGLKGFISGESLFFLKLSGNGPLLISSYGGIDILQVDGEMIVDTGHIVAFDEGLNYEMTKFGGWKSFFLGGEGFVARFKGRGRVWIQSRNVPSLGSWFRNQLPPIKR
- a CDS encoding SDR family oxidoreductase, with protein sequence MAQRNVFITGTNRGIGLELTKHFLSKGDRVFALCRKSSAELSRLKPTQIFEGIDVLDSNSIQGLSSKILDTKIDILINNAGILIPDNLQSLDEDNIITQFLVNALGPLKIVHALLPSLKADSKLVFLTSRMGSIADNTSGAYYGYRASKAALNAFAVSLARDLLPKGISVGIFHPGMVATEMTGRQGISTQESVVGLAERIEALNLASSGRFFHQNGEELPW
- a CDS encoding TIGR00266 family protein, with the protein product MNYEIIHKPSYSFLKVKLSPGETIKAEAGAMVYMTPGIDVETKMGSGFLSALSRRFFGGESFFFNIFKAPSAGAEIGFAPELPGDVVGIDLTDNGLLVEAGAYLASDETITMKPRFGGLRSFLGGEGVFLLDVTGNGKLFLNSYGAILPIEVQGAYTIDTGHVVAFDKTLQYKIGKAGGSWKSTLFGGEGLVMEFTGHGKILIQTRVPSGFLSWLTGLLPQ